From one Magnolia sinica isolate HGM2019 chromosome 18, MsV1, whole genome shotgun sequence genomic stretch:
- the LOC131232298 gene encoding aluminum-activated malate transporter 10-like, with protein sequence MANTNGTSEGLEWRVTISDRSPEKPAVESSWICRAWIGLLGIILALKSKVWRFWEKIRKLAVDDPRRIFHCFKVGLALTLVSLFYYIKPLHDGIGGTAMWAICTVVVVFEYTVGATLSKGLNRGVATLVAGALGFAIHWLASQTGEKAEPVVLGVLVFLIVSTATFFRFVPTVKTRFDYGVLIFILTFSLVSISGYHEEKLFKLARERLCTIAIGGFMCLLVSISICPIWAGEELHHLITCNIEKLANSLDDFFFFFLDLGYVAEYFNESGSTSDNKEPCQKSQGYKSVLNSKTTEESLANLARWEPPHGRCWFRHPWKQYLKIAAAIRCCAYRVEALNGSINSEIKAPEFMKKHLSEACIKLSFQSSMVLKELVTTTKSMSRSSNIEFLVGEMNGAVEDLRSSLKSLPDQVPPTLLPPSIEAMEEETPCISTTKVPLTEVMPLVVLTSLLIEIAGRIQGVVDAVNELAAHANFKPAVDAEPR encoded by the exons ATGGCCAATACAAATGGAACTTCAGAAGGGTTGGAATGGAGGGTGACAATCTCTGATAGGTCACCCGAAAAACCGGCAGTGGAATCTTCATGGATCTGCAGAGCATGGATAGGACTCTTGGGGATAATTTTAGCATTGAAATCGAAAGTGTGGAGGTTTTGGGAGAAGATAAGGAAGTTGGCCGTTGATGATCCTAGAAGGATTTTCCATTGTTTCAAAGTGGGGCTGGCACTTACATTGGTGTCCCTGTTTTACTACATCAAGCCCTTGCACGATGGTATTGGAGGAACGGCCATGTGGGCCATCTGCACCGTCGTTGTAGTCTTCGAATACACAGTCG GTGCAACGCTCTCCAAAGGCTTAAACAGAGGAGTGGCGACGCTAGTTGCCGGAGCCCTTGGCTTTGCTATTCATTGGCTTGCAAGCCAAACTGGTGAGAAGGCTGAGCCTGTGGTTCTTGGTGTCCTTGTCTTCCTTATAG TTTCCACAGCGACTTTTTTCAGATTCGTTCCCACAGTGAAAACCCGATTCGATTATGGTGTTTTGATCTTTATCCTCACCTTCAGCTTGGTTTCCATCTCGGGTTATCATGAGGAAAAATTGTTTAAGTTGGCCCGCGAGCGTCTATGCACCATTGCCATAGGAGGGTTTATGTGCTTACTCGTCAGCATTTCTATCTGTCCCATCTGGGCAGGCGAAGAACTCCACCACCTGATCACTTGTAACATTGAAAAGCTTGCGAATTCTTTAGACG atttcttcttcttcttcttggattTAGGATATGTTGCCGAATATTTCAATGAAAGTGGGAGTACATCAGACAACAAAGAGCCCTGTCAAAAATCACAAGGCTACAAAAGTGTTCTCAATTCAAAGACCACTGAAGAATCATTG GCCAATTTGGCACGATGGGAGCCCCCACATGGCCGTTGCTGGTTTCGGCATCCATGGAAGCAGTATCTCAAGATCGCAGCGGCAATTCGCTGCTGTGCTTATCGAGTAGAGGCACTCAACGGTTCCATCAATTCAGAGATTAAG GCACCCGAGTTCATGAAGAAACATCTCAGTGAGGCATGCATTAAACTAAGTTTCCAATCTTCCATGGTCTTGAAAGAGCTCGTGACCACAACCAAAAGCATGAGTAGATCCTCCAACATAGAGTTTTTAGTTGGAGAGATGAATGGCGCTGTAGAAGATCTCCGTAGTTCATTGAAATCACTTCCTGACCAAGTTCCACCGACGCTGCTGCCTCCATCAATAGAAGCAATGGaggaggaaaccccatgcatctCAACCACCAAGGTGCCACTTACAGAGGTCATGCCTCTTGTCGTGCTCACTTCGCTACTGATCGAAATCGCAGGGAGGATCCAAGGAGTCGTCGATGCCGTCAATGAGCTAGCAGCCCATGCGAATTTCAAACCCGCGGTTGATGCTGAGCCCAGGTAG